In a genomic window of uncultured Sphaerochaeta sp.:
- a CDS encoding ABC transporter ATP-binding protein — MIEFKNVTKRYGSKTILHDLSFTIKTGEFVVLIGPSGCGKTTTLRTINRLIEPKPGTVFIDGEDVTTQNPVELRRKIGYVIQQIGLFPNMTVEQNICVVPKLLKYSKEECDRIVRELLALVDMPYEENAHKYPSELSGGQQQRIGVLRALAASPPVILMDEPFGALDPVTRDSLQEEVKRIQKKLKKTIVFVTHDMDEALRLADTIIFMDGGHIVQMASPEEMLQNPASKVIKNFMGKHMNEDGPVAPLLAEEFMKKKVYKVYKSAKTLESIELMSKRDINSLVVIDDDDTYLGTLSIEDIKARGKAGRSIAELISSETMTVGRKDDAKDALDKLLSSSSNYVVVLNDNRTVAGIITRTSTAKAMGEALWGDLSA, encoded by the coding sequence ATGATTGAATTCAAGAACGTAACCAAACGCTACGGGTCAAAAACCATACTGCATGACCTGAGCTTTACCATCAAAACCGGCGAATTCGTCGTGTTGATCGGTCCCAGCGGGTGTGGGAAAACCACGACCCTGAGAACCATCAACCGACTCATAGAGCCCAAACCAGGGACTGTCTTTATCGACGGTGAGGACGTAACCACACAGAACCCTGTCGAACTTCGCCGAAAGATCGGCTATGTCATCCAACAGATCGGCCTCTTTCCAAACATGACCGTGGAACAGAACATCTGCGTGGTGCCCAAGTTGCTCAAGTATTCCAAGGAAGAGTGTGACCGCATTGTTCGGGAACTGCTTGCCTTGGTTGACATGCCCTACGAGGAGAATGCTCACAAGTATCCCAGTGAGCTCTCCGGCGGCCAGCAGCAGAGGATCGGGGTACTGCGCGCCCTTGCAGCCTCCCCTCCCGTCATCCTGATGGATGAACCCTTCGGAGCACTTGACCCGGTTACCCGGGACAGCCTGCAGGAAGAAGTGAAGCGTATCCAGAAAAAGCTGAAGAAGACCATCGTTTTCGTCACCCACGATATGGACGAAGCCCTCAGGCTTGCCGACACCATCATCTTTATGGACGGCGGGCACATCGTACAGATGGCCAGTCCCGAAGAGATGCTGCAGAACCCTGCCAGCAAGGTGATCAAGAACTTCATGGGCAAACATATGAACGAGGACGGCCCGGTGGCCCCCTTGCTTGCCGAGGAGTTCATGAAGAAGAAGGTCTACAAGGTCTACAAGAGCGCCAAGACGCTTGAGTCCATTGAACTGATGAGCAAGCGTGACATCAACAGCCTGGTGGTCATTGATGATGATGACACCTACCTGGGAACCCTCTCCATCGAGGATATCAAGGCCAGGGGCAAGGCAGGCCGCTCGATTGCAGAGCTGATCAGCAGCGAGACAATGACCGTGGGACGCAAGGATGACGCGAAGGATGCGCTGGACAAGCTGCTCTCCTCATCTTCCAACTACGTGGTCGTCCTCAACGACAACCGTACCGTTGCAGGCATCATCACCCGTACAAGCACAGCAAAGGCGATGGGCGAAGCCCTCTGGGGGGACCTGTCGGCATGA